One segment of Massilia sp. Se16.2.3 DNA contains the following:
- a CDS encoding DUF4268 domain-containing protein — protein sequence MAIFELDNQRLAPLAEADFHAEGIYERELQHHLRHSIGILSPDLMVVAEEYGNWVDSQRRIDLLCLDKEANLVVVEIKRTRDGGHMDLQAIRYAAMVSAMTFEQLVDGHAHYLRANGHPADAARAAILQFLDWTEADEEAFAQDVHIVLAGPDFSREVTSTALWLNERKLNIRCIRMKPYRSADGRLFIDIQQIIPLPESSDYQTKIRAKEQAEREQRSERLGNREHFFAGLLDYVKPRMGLFASKRAAHGRGFNANAGKPGLLFGFLDKGDRIVIELEISHSEERVRALRTLFWKDADAIETAFGESLHWDEVDGRRAVFIRHYVDASWKAAESEWQQIYATLTEDAIRMQRALQQTIDAA from the coding sequence ATGGCCATTTTCGAACTCGACAATCAACGACTCGCACCACTCGCCGAAGCGGACTTCCACGCCGAAGGCATTTATGAACGGGAGCTGCAACACCATTTAAGGCACAGCATCGGTATCCTGTCGCCCGATCTCATGGTCGTGGCCGAGGAGTATGGCAACTGGGTGGACAGCCAGCGGCGTATCGACCTGCTTTGCCTGGACAAGGAAGCGAACCTGGTCGTGGTCGAAATCAAACGCACCCGGGACGGCGGGCATATGGATCTGCAGGCGATCCGTTACGCTGCCATGGTGTCGGCCATGACTTTCGAGCAACTCGTGGACGGGCATGCGCATTATCTCCGGGCCAATGGACACCCTGCGGATGCCGCCAGGGCGGCAATCCTGCAATTCCTGGACTGGACCGAAGCGGACGAAGAAGCATTTGCGCAGGACGTGCATATCGTTCTCGCGGGTCCCGATTTTTCCAGGGAAGTCACGTCGACTGCCTTATGGCTGAACGAACGCAAGCTCAACATTCGCTGCATTCGCATGAAGCCTTATCGGTCCGCCGACGGGCGCTTGTTCATCGACATTCAACAGATCATTCCATTGCCGGAATCGTCCGATTACCAAACGAAGATTCGCGCCAAGGAACAGGCCGAGCGAGAACAGCGCAGCGAACGCCTTGGCAACCGCGAGCACTTCTTCGCAGGCCTGCTCGACTACGTCAAGCCCCGAATGGGTCTCTTTGCGTCCAAGAGAGCCGCGCATGGCCGCGGATTCAACGCCAATGCCGGCAAACCAGGGCTGCTGTTCGGCTTCCTCGACAAGGGCGACCGCATCGTCATCGAACTCGAAATTTCGCACAGCGAAGAGCGGGTGCGCGCGCTTCGCACACTGTTCTGGAAGGATGCCGACGCTATCGAAACGGCTTTCGGAGAGTCCTTGCACTGGGACGAGGTCGATGGACGGCGCGCAGTCTTCATCCGCCATTATGTGGACGCTTCCTGGAAGGCAGCCGAGAGCGAGTGGCAGCAGATTTACGCGACGCTGACGGAGGACGCAATCAGGATGCAGCGGGCACTGCAGCAAACGATCGACGCGGCTTGA
- a CDS encoding RES family NAD+ phosphorylase, with translation MRTWRIAIEKAALDRNCEGARASGGHWHSEGQPALYAAMTVELAVLEKFVHTEEVDEEPLVLVAIDLPDDPALCLDVPREDLPEGWDSLDDGGSATAFGTAFLKKREYLYMRVPSVIVGEGVNVVINPAHHAYEHVKLSIARSFRFDPRMFKR, from the coding sequence ATGAGAACCTGGAGAATTGCAATCGAAAAAGCGGCACTCGACCGCAACTGCGAAGGCGCCCGCGCCAGTGGCGGCCACTGGCATAGCGAAGGGCAGCCGGCCCTGTACGCCGCCATGACCGTCGAGCTGGCCGTACTGGAAAAGTTCGTCCACACCGAGGAAGTCGACGAGGAACCGCTGGTGCTGGTCGCCATCGACTTGCCGGACGATCCCGCACTCTGCCTCGACGTGCCGCGCGAGGACTTGCCCGAAGGCTGGGACAGTCTTGATGACGGCGGCAGCGCCACCGCCTTCGGTACCGCTTTTCTCAAGAAGCGCGAATACCTTTACATGCGTGTGCCATCGGTGATCGTGGGCGAGGGCGTCAACGTCGTGATCAACCCGGCGCACCATGCGTACGAGCACGTAAAGCTGAGCATTGCGCGCAGCTTCAGGTTCGATCCGCGAATGTTCAAGCGCTGA
- a CDS encoding serine protease, which translates to MLNRKLSLKKVAGSIIVIGMAFGTGSAQASIAGMPGAIITPAITSGALPDSPTNRIDPNVPSSKFSGVVSINIRYDGQSYICSGALVGKRQVVSAGHCVDTDGNGTFVDLNKPGTDVRVVFNSNGSVNALINATRVDVHQEYKGFGNCPAGVDSFCVNDDVAVLTLGEDAPASAKIYKVAVNPLNAGTHITMAGYGTSGDGVNGYYIGPDFTVKRSGENYVDLFDGDDEQGFAGQREVFYADFDGAGIDTFCDDFGVCTPVLPNDREAGIGGGDSGGPSFVEMYGELMLVANNTFSGRFGDQVPGTFGTYFGGIIMGSYKDFLYNATGGNITMVPEPTSIALLGLGGLMFGASRRRKQK; encoded by the coding sequence ATGTTGAATCGGAAATTGTCGCTGAAAAAAGTCGCAGGCAGCATCATCGTCATCGGTATGGCATTCGGTACGGGTTCGGCGCAGGCGTCGATCGCCGGCATGCCTGGTGCGATCATCACCCCGGCCATCACCTCGGGTGCACTGCCAGACAGCCCGACCAACCGCATCGATCCGAACGTGCCGTCGTCGAAGTTCTCCGGCGTCGTCAGCATCAATATCCGTTACGACGGCCAATCCTACATCTGCTCGGGCGCCCTGGTAGGCAAGCGCCAGGTCGTCTCGGCCGGCCACTGCGTCGACACCGATGGCAACGGCACCTTCGTCGACCTGAATAAGCCGGGTACCGACGTGCGCGTCGTCTTCAACAGCAACGGCAGTGTCAACGCCCTGATCAACGCCACCAGGGTGGACGTGCACCAGGAATACAAAGGCTTCGGCAACTGCCCGGCCGGCGTCGACAGCTTCTGCGTCAACGACGACGTCGCCGTGCTGACCCTGGGTGAAGACGCCCCGGCCAGCGCCAAAATCTACAAGGTCGCCGTGAACCCGCTCAACGCCGGCACCCACATCACCATGGCCGGCTACGGCACCTCGGGCGACGGCGTCAACGGCTACTACATCGGCCCGGACTTCACCGTCAAGCGCAGCGGCGAAAACTACGTCGACCTGTTCGATGGGGACGACGAGCAAGGCTTCGCAGGCCAGCGCGAAGTCTTCTACGCCGACTTCGACGGCGCAGGCATCGACACCTTCTGCGACGACTTCGGCGTTTGCACCCCGGTGCTGCCGAACGACCGCGAAGCCGGCATCGGCGGCGGCGATTCGGGCGGCCCATCCTTCGTCGAAATGTACGGCGAACTGATGCTGGTGGCGAACAACACCTTCAGCGGCCGCTTCGGCGACCAGGTCCCCGGTACCTTCGGCACCTACTTCGGCGGCATCATCATGGGTTCGTACAAGGACTTCCTGTACAACGCCACCGGCGGCAACATCACCATGGTCCCGGAACCAACCAGCATCGCACTGCTGGGCCTGGGCGGCCTGATGTTCGGCGCCAGCCGTCGTCGCAAGCAGAAGTAA
- a CDS encoding FKBP-type peptidyl-prolyl cis-trans isomerase, with protein MKHAFLGLGLILGLGLAGGAIAVTKPATATATKAPAANAQGLRKIDTVVGKGKEAVAGKTVTVNYTGYLYAPKSPKGHGPQFDTSVGNAPFTFPLGMGTVIKGWDQGVVGMKVGGKRTLIIPAELGYGARGAGPIPPNSNLIFDVELLDVQ; from the coding sequence ATGAAACACGCATTCCTCGGGCTCGGCCTGATCCTCGGCCTTGGCCTCGCCGGCGGCGCAATCGCCGTCACCAAACCCGCCACCGCTACCGCCACCAAGGCACCCGCCGCCAACGCGCAGGGTCTTCGGAAGATCGATACCGTCGTCGGCAAGGGCAAGGAAGCCGTCGCCGGCAAGACCGTCACTGTCAACTACACCGGCTACCTGTACGCGCCAAAATCGCCGAAAGGCCACGGTCCGCAATTCGACACCTCGGTCGGCAACGCGCCGTTCACCTTCCCGCTTGGCATGGGGACCGTCATCAAGGGCTGGGACCAGGGCGTCGTCGGCATGAAGGTCGGCGGCAAGCGCACCCTGATCATCCCGGCGGAACTGGGCTACGGCGCGCGTGGCGCCGGTCCGATCCCGCCGAATTCCAACCTCATCTTCGACGTCGAACTCCTCGACGTACAGTAA